The following proteins come from a genomic window of Bactrocera tryoni isolate S06 chromosome 1, CSIRO_BtryS06_freeze2, whole genome shotgun sequence:
- the LOC120773898 gene encoding TLD domain-containing protein 2 isoform X17: MCELALIPALRREVLSMSTDDYRKASLFATGSFDLDFPIPDLIGTTEILTEEHREKLCGHLPARAEGYSWSLIFSTSQHGFSLNSLYRKMQKLESPILIVIQDTDNNVFGALTSCSLHVSDHFYGTGESLLYKFNPSFKVFHWTGENLYFIKGNMESLSIGAGDGRFGLWLDGDLNQGRSQSCSTYGNEPLAPQEDFVIKTLECWAFV, translated from the exons ATGTGCGAATTGGCGCTTATTCCAGCGCTGCGGCGTGAG GTGCTGTCTATGAGCACAGATGATTATCGCAAGGCTTCATTATTTGCAACCGGTTCCTTTGACTTGGACTTCCccataccagatttaattggcACAACAGAAATTCTCACAGAAGAGCATCG TGAAAAACTTTGTGGACACCTACCCGCACGCGCCGAAGGCTATTCGTGGTCATTGATATTCAGCACCTCCCAGCATGGCTTCTCGCTGAATTCGCTCTACCGAAAGATGCAGAAACTCGAAAGTCCCATACTAATTGTCATACAAGATACAGATAATAAT GTCTTTGGCGCTTTAACGTCCTGCTCCCTGCACGTGTCCGATCACTTCTACGGCACCGGCGAATCGCTGTTATACAAATTTAATCCCAGCTTTAAAGTGTTCCATTGGACCGGCGagaatttatatttcattaaggGCAATATGGAGAGCTTGTCGATCGGTGCTGGAGA CGGTCGCTTTGGTCTATGGCTAGACGGTGACCTCAACCAAGGGCGATCACAATCCTGCAGCACATACGGCAATGAGCCACTAGCACCGCAAGAAGACTTCGTTATCAAAACACTCGAATGCTGGGCATTTGTTTAA
- the LOC120773898 gene encoding TLD domain-containing protein 2 isoform X16, whose protein sequence is MSTDDYRKASLFATGSFDLDFPIPDLIGTTEILTEEHREKLCGHLPARAEGYSWSLIFSTSQHGFSLNSLYRKMQKLESPILIVIQDTDNNVFGALTSCSLHVSDHFYGTGESLLYKFNPSFKVFHWTGENLYFIKGNMESLSIGAGDGRFGLWLDGDLNQGRSQSCSTYGNEPLAPQEDFVIKTLECWAFV, encoded by the exons ATGAGCACAGATGATTATCGCAAGGCTTCATTATTTGCAACCGGTTCCTTTGACTTGGACTTCCccataccagatttaattggcACAACAGAAATTCTCACAGAAGAGCATCG TGAAAAACTTTGTGGACACCTACCCGCACGCGCCGAAGGCTATTCGTGGTCATTGATATTCAGCACCTCCCAGCATGGCTTCTCGCTGAATTCGCTCTACCGAAAGATGCAGAAACTCGAAAGTCCCATACTAATTGTCATACAAGATACAGATAATAAT GTCTTTGGCGCTTTAACGTCCTGCTCCCTGCACGTGTCCGATCACTTCTACGGCACCGGCGAATCGCTGTTATACAAATTTAATCCCAGCTTTAAAGTGTTCCATTGGACCGGCGagaatttatatttcattaaggGCAATATGGAGAGCTTGTCGATCGGTGCTGGAGA CGGTCGCTTTGGTCTATGGCTAGACGGTGACCTCAACCAAGGGCGATCACAATCCTGCAGCACATACGGCAATGAGCCACTAGCACCGCAAGAAGACTTCGTTATCAAAACACTCGAATGCTGGGCATTTGTTTAA